In a genomic window of Cytobacillus sp. FSL H8-0458:
- a CDS encoding branched-chain amino acid aminotransferase, translating into MTEFKIEISHTPEKKQKPAFDNLVFGKNFTDHMFEMDYTAGRSWHDPRIVPYQPLSLDPAAMIFHYGQSVFEGLKAYLTIDNEVLLFRPEKNMERLNKSNSRLCIPEIDEELALYALKELISVDRDWIPNVEGTSLYIRPFVISTEPYLGVAPSARYKFIIILSPVGAYYKEGINPVKIAVQNEYVRAVKGGTGTAKTGGNYAASLKAQELASLTGYSQVLWLDGKENKYIEEVGSMNIFFKINGEVVTPELNGSILEGITRNSVLELLKYWNVPVSERRISIEEIYQAHADGQLEEAFGTGTAAVISPIGEFFWDNKIIEINEGKTGDLSKKIYDTLTGIQKGTEPDPFGWSVKVKKKEAAGVK; encoded by the coding sequence ATGACAGAATTTAAAATTGAAATCAGCCACACACCTGAGAAAAAACAAAAACCTGCATTTGATAACCTGGTGTTTGGCAAGAATTTTACGGATCACATGTTTGAAATGGATTATACTGCCGGCCGGAGCTGGCACGATCCAAGAATTGTACCTTACCAGCCGCTTTCTCTTGATCCAGCTGCAATGATTTTCCATTATGGGCAGAGTGTCTTCGAAGGGTTAAAAGCCTACCTTACCATTGACAATGAGGTATTGCTCTTCCGCCCTGAAAAGAATATGGAGAGACTGAATAAATCCAATTCCAGGTTATGTATTCCTGAAATTGATGAAGAGCTTGCCCTTTATGCCTTAAAAGAATTAATTTCAGTTGATCGGGACTGGATTCCGAATGTTGAAGGAACTTCACTGTATATCCGGCCGTTTGTCATTTCAACTGAGCCATATCTGGGAGTGGCTCCATCAGCGAGATACAAATTTATCATTATTCTTTCGCCGGTAGGCGCTTACTATAAGGAAGGCATCAACCCTGTTAAAATTGCTGTTCAAAATGAATATGTGCGTGCAGTAAAAGGGGGAACAGGCACAGCTAAAACCGGAGGGAACTATGCAGCAAGTCTTAAAGCTCAGGAGCTTGCAAGCTTAACAGGATATTCGCAGGTTCTATGGCTTGACGGAAAAGAGAATAAATATATTGAAGAAGTGGGAAGCATGAATATTTTCTTCAAAATTAATGGAGAAGTTGTTACCCCTGAGCTGAATGGAAGTATCCTGGAGGGAATCACACGAAACTCTGTACTGGAGTTACTCAAATACTGGAATGTTCCGGTGTCCGAAAGAAGAATTTCCATCGAAGAAATCTACCAGGCACATGCCGATGGCCAGCTTGAAGAAGCATTTGGAACAGGCACGGCTGCTGTTATTTCTCCAATTGGCGAATTCTTCTGGGACAACAAGATTATTGAAATCAATGAAGGGAAAACCGGGGATTTGTCCAAGAAAATCTATGATACACTGACAGGCATCCAAAAAGGAACCGAACCGGATCCATTTGGATGGAGTGTAAAAGTGAAAAAGAAAGAGGCAGCAGGAGTTAAATAA
- a CDS encoding CBASS cGAMP-activated phospholipase, which yields MKILCIDGGGIRGVFAVSILKALEEELKQPAGDYFDIIAGTSTGSIIASSLILKKDMSEVLKGYESFGKKIFVKQAKVGLFKSVYSDKYLRRFFRKAFGETELSDIKKPLLIPAVDVTHGKPFVHRSNYGNPGNDSLSMKLWDAVLSSCSAPVYFPPNNISNSYLSIDGGLWANNPSLVCITEAMHHFKVELQNIKILSLGTGLQKIDFTIDHDKYWGVKHWLPFQLPSMKVTPKLLDLALHLSSESVTYHCKHLLGENYLRINEELGEEMPFDEIKFVEDLIMLGEKVYKDRREEMKKFLLS from the coding sequence ATGAAAATACTATGCATTGATGGCGGCGGTATACGCGGTGTTTTTGCCGTAAGCATTCTGAAAGCACTCGAAGAGGAACTGAAACAGCCTGCAGGCGACTATTTTGATATAATCGCAGGCACAAGCACTGGATCGATCATTGCCTCTTCACTGATCCTGAAAAAAGATATGAGCGAGGTCCTGAAAGGATACGAATCATTCGGGAAAAAGATTTTTGTCAAACAGGCTAAGGTCGGCCTTTTTAAAAGTGTATACAGTGATAAGTATCTGCGGCGCTTTTTCCGGAAAGCCTTTGGCGAAACGGAGCTGTCCGATATAAAAAAACCGCTTTTGATTCCAGCTGTCGATGTGACCCACGGCAAACCGTTTGTCCACCGTTCTAATTACGGAAATCCCGGCAATGATAGCCTATCCATGAAGCTTTGGGATGCAGTGCTTTCCTCCTGTTCTGCACCTGTCTATTTCCCGCCAAACAACATCAGCAACAGTTATTTATCCATAGACGGAGGGCTATGGGCGAATAATCCATCACTCGTTTGCATTACGGAGGCTATGCATCACTTCAAGGTGGAGCTGCAAAATATAAAAATCCTGTCGCTTGGAACCGGTCTTCAAAAAATAGACTTTACGATTGATCATGATAAATATTGGGGTGTAAAGCATTGGCTGCCTTTCCAGCTCCCGTCCATGAAAGTGACACCCAAACTATTGGACCTGGCTCTTCATTTATCCTCAGAATCTGTTACCTACCATTGCAAACATCTCCTCGGAGAAAATTACCTGCGTATTAATGAAGAGCTGGGAGAAGAAATGCCTTTTGACGAAATAAAGTTTGTGGAAGATTTGATTATGCTCGGGGAGAAGGTCTATAAGGACCGGCGGGAGGAAATGAAGAAGTTTTTACTTTCATGA
- the selD gene encoding selenide, water dikinase SelD yields MSREEIVKLTSLSTKGGUGCKIGPEDLAQVLRHLPKSVPDPNLLVGLDTSDDAGVYKINDETALVQTLDFFTPIVDDPYMFGQIAAANSLSDIYAMGGKPITVMNIVGFPISKLDKSILADILAGASDKVKESGAVLVGGHSIDDQEPKFGLSVTGTVHPERVRTNAGAKPGDKLILTKPIGVGILTQAIKRDMLDQEGIDRVMEVMAALNKEAAEAMDNYQVNACTDITGFGLLGHAMEIAEGSGTGITIESKAVPVLPKTRELAQQNIIPGGSKKNHKWLSGRIQYKNIDDVDQVILCDAITSGGLLITVPESEAEPLLNDLKEKGVEWASIIGTVTDQNPGRITVI; encoded by the coding sequence ATGTCGAGAGAAGAAATCGTAAAATTAACTTCTTTATCAACAAAAGGCGGCTGAGGATGCAAAATTGGTCCTGAAGACCTGGCGCAGGTTCTGCGTCATTTACCTAAGTCTGTACCTGACCCCAACCTCCTGGTAGGATTGGATACATCAGATGATGCAGGCGTATATAAAATAAATGATGAAACTGCCCTTGTGCAGACACTGGATTTCTTCACTCCTATCGTTGATGACCCATACATGTTCGGCCAAATCGCCGCAGCCAATTCGCTGAGTGATATTTACGCTATGGGCGGCAAGCCTATAACCGTCATGAATATTGTAGGTTTCCCTATAAGCAAACTGGATAAAAGCATACTTGCAGACATTCTGGCTGGCGCATCCGATAAAGTTAAAGAATCCGGTGCTGTGTTAGTTGGGGGGCACTCCATTGACGACCAGGAGCCAAAATTCGGCTTATCTGTGACTGGAACCGTACATCCTGAACGGGTAAGAACAAATGCCGGAGCCAAGCCTGGCGACAAGCTGATCTTAACCAAGCCGATTGGCGTCGGCATCCTTACTCAAGCTATTAAAAGGGATATGCTGGATCAGGAAGGCATTGACCGTGTGATGGAAGTCATGGCTGCTTTAAATAAAGAGGCAGCTGAAGCTATGGATAACTACCAGGTTAATGCCTGCACAGACATCACTGGTTTTGGCCTCCTGGGCCATGCAATGGAAATTGCGGAAGGAAGCGGCACAGGGATAACGATTGAAAGCAAAGCCGTGCCTGTTCTTCCAAAAACCAGGGAGCTTGCCCAGCAGAACATTATTCCCGGCGGCTCCAAAAAGAATCATAAATGGCTCTCCGGACGTATTCAATACAAAAATATTGATGATGTTGACCAAGTGATTCTTTGTGACGCTATAACATCAGGAGGACTTTTAATAACCGTTCCTGAATCAGAAGCTGAACCACTCCTAAATGACCTGAAGGAAAAAGGAGTAGAATGGGCTTCCATCATCGGGACAGTCACAGATCAGAATCCCGGAAGGATTACAGTTATCTAA
- the pepF gene encoding oligoendopeptidase F → MKTFKDRNDVPLNEKWNLEDIYTGLEKWEDDYKHIDQLADKLKTFDGQIHDGNSLYQYLEKKEKLSYIFNKLYAYAMLKTDEDTRVTDSQAYVDRAKQLSVKVSSSTSFFMPFLLNLDEETLKGYIAEEKGLKYFEEDLLESFRYKPHVLNKDKEEVLSHLGEALSVPSHTFGMMNNADIKFGDVTKDDGEKVELTRGIYAKIMEEEDREKRKEAYKAYYQPYVQLKNSIASTLSAAIKNNVTMAKIRNYPSALEKGLFGDQVPKEVYVNLIETTKKNIGAMHQYTAIRKEQLGLDKLRQYDLSVPLVKGVKLEISYEEAYDTMCKALEPLGDDYITILKEFKSGRYIDVRETPGKRSGAYNLGIYGVHPYILLNHRDDLDSLFTLAHECGHGVHSKLSSQHQPQITARYSIFVAEVASTVNEVLLIHYLLNTEKDKNVRRHLLNHFIDQFKGTFFTQVMFAEFEMKTHELAERGEPLNAEVFNGIYERLFREYNGDDIVFDEEVKFGWARIPHFYRPFYVYKYATGFASAIHLAAKILEGDKETLQSYLEFLKSGSSDYPLELLKKTGVDLTSPYPIENSLRKFRDLVEEFGNQ, encoded by the coding sequence ATGAAGACATTCAAAGATAGAAATGACGTTCCGCTCAATGAGAAATGGAATCTGGAAGACATATACACCGGTTTGGAGAAATGGGAAGATGATTATAAGCATATTGATCAACTGGCTGATAAGCTGAAAACCTTTGACGGACAGATTCATGATGGTAATTCCCTTTATCAATATCTTGAAAAAAAAGAAAAACTCTCTTACATATTTAATAAGCTGTATGCATATGCGATGCTGAAAACCGATGAAGACACACGCGTGACAGATTCGCAGGCCTATGTAGACAGGGCAAAGCAATTGAGCGTTAAAGTCAGTTCTTCCACTTCATTTTTTATGCCTTTTCTCTTAAACCTTGATGAGGAAACCCTGAAGGGCTATATTGCAGAGGAAAAGGGCTTGAAATACTTTGAGGAGGACCTGCTCGAATCCTTCCGCTATAAGCCGCATGTCCTTAATAAGGACAAGGAAGAAGTTCTATCCCATCTCGGCGAAGCACTTTCAGTTCCCAGCCATACTTTTGGAATGATGAATAATGCAGATATAAAGTTTGGCGATGTAACAAAAGATGATGGCGAGAAGGTTGAACTGACACGCGGCATATATGCGAAAATCATGGAAGAAGAAGACCGGGAAAAGAGGAAAGAAGCATATAAAGCCTATTATCAGCCCTATGTGCAGCTGAAGAACTCCATTGCTTCCACCCTTTCTGCTGCGATAAAAAACAATGTCACCATGGCCAAAATCCGCAATTATCCTTCAGCACTTGAAAAAGGATTATTCGGTGATCAGGTGCCAAAGGAAGTGTATGTCAATCTAATTGAGACGACTAAAAAGAATATTGGGGCAATGCATCAGTATACTGCGATCCGCAAGGAACAATTAGGCCTTGACAAGCTGAGGCAATATGATTTAAGTGTTCCTTTAGTAAAGGGAGTCAAACTTGAAATATCATATGAAGAAGCTTATGACACAATGTGTAAGGCGCTCGAGCCTCTTGGTGATGATTATATTACTATTCTGAAGGAGTTTAAGTCAGGCCGCTATATTGATGTGCGTGAAACTCCCGGGAAACGGTCAGGCGCCTATAACCTCGGCATTTACGGTGTTCATCCTTATATCCTCCTGAATCACAGGGATGATCTGGACAGCCTCTTTACACTTGCTCATGAGTGCGGGCATGGTGTCCACAGTAAGCTGAGCTCACAGCACCAGCCGCAGATCACCGCCCGTTATAGCATTTTTGTGGCGGAAGTGGCTTCAACAGTGAATGAAGTACTCCTGATTCATTATTTGCTGAATACGGAGAAGGATAAAAATGTCCGCAGGCATCTCCTTAATCATTTTATTGATCAGTTTAAAGGAACCTTCTTCACTCAAGTTATGTTTGCTGAGTTTGAGATGAAAACCCATGAATTAGCTGAAAGGGGAGAGCCGCTTAACGCTGAGGTCTTCAACGGAATATATGAACGTTTATTCCGCGAATATAACGGGGATGACATTGTTTTTGATGAAGAAGTGAAATTCGGCTGGGCAAGGATTCCTCATTTTTACCGTCCATTTTATGTGTATAAGTACGCTACCGGATTTGCGTCTGCCATTCATTTGGCAGCGAAAATTCTTGAAGGAGACAAAGAAACGCTGCAAAGCTATCTGGAGTTCTTAAAAAGCGGAAGCTCCGATTATCCGCTGGAGCTGCTGAAGAAAACCGGAGTGGATCTGACTTCCCCATACCCTATTGAAAACTCACTAAGAAAATTTAGAGATCTTGTAGAAGAATTCGGAAACCAATAA
- a CDS encoding glycosyl hydrolase family 18 protein, whose amino-acid sequence MKRKYQVLIMIAITFCGGFAAGIYYTKNTSGLQSIKQPAPVSQSIKLPVPKEIPEFSEIPEKVLMGYVQDYRDPASINYSNLSHVIFSFAHPEKDGSISFNGETARNNLQRVVSNAHKHDVKAFLAVGGWFHINGGESYDYFKQAIADDTSRNRLLTELSGLVKKENLDGIDIDFEHPRSKEDARFLAVFINHLSGVLHENGKELSVAVHAKVHSITGTESGYVVYEPDMFRKVDYVNIMAYDGQWDGGYNAANLSPYSFTENIANYWSNLFDSQEISKEKLVLGVPLYAQPEDPAVKPVSYQAIINNNPENAAKDRISMNGVSYYYNGSATMKKKTILALNHGFGGMMIWEAGHDAKGPYSLTGTIAEVLQNTAEPVKYYSVIHTK is encoded by the coding sequence GTGAAGAGAAAATATCAAGTTTTGATCATGATTGCTATTACTTTTTGCGGCGGATTTGCTGCCGGCATTTACTATACAAAAAACACAAGCGGACTCCAGTCTATTAAACAGCCTGCCCCTGTTTCACAATCGATCAAACTTCCTGTTCCAAAAGAAATTCCGGAGTTTTCAGAGATCCCGGAAAAAGTGCTGATGGGTTATGTTCAGGATTATCGAGATCCCGCTTCGATCAATTATTCAAATCTGTCTCATGTCATATTTTCTTTTGCTCATCCTGAGAAGGATGGAAGCATTTCTTTTAATGGTGAGACTGCGCGGAACAATCTGCAGAGAGTGGTGTCGAATGCTCACAAGCATGATGTGAAGGCATTTCTTGCTGTTGGGGGATGGTTTCACATCAATGGCGGGGAATCCTATGATTATTTTAAACAAGCAATAGCGGATGACACGTCTAGAAACAGGCTGTTAACAGAACTCTCGGGGCTGGTTAAAAAGGAAAACCTTGACGGAATTGATATTGATTTTGAGCATCCGCGTTCAAAGGAGGATGCAAGATTCCTGGCTGTTTTTATCAATCATTTGAGCGGAGTGCTGCATGAAAACGGCAAGGAACTGTCGGTTGCGGTTCATGCCAAGGTTCATAGTATAACAGGTACAGAGAGCGGATATGTTGTGTATGAGCCAGACATGTTCAGAAAGGTTGATTATGTGAATATCATGGCATATGACGGCCAGTGGGATGGCGGATACAATGCTGCAAATCTTTCTCCCTATTCCTTTACAGAGAATATCGCCAATTATTGGAGCAACCTCTTTGATTCACAGGAGATTTCCAAGGAAAAGCTGGTTCTGGGTGTTCCACTTTATGCTCAGCCGGAGGATCCTGCCGTTAAGCCGGTATCCTATCAGGCCATCATAAACAACAATCCTGAAAATGCAGCAAAAGATAGAATCAGCATGAATGGAGTCAGCTATTACTATAATGGATCAGCCACAATGAAAAAGAAAACCATTCTGGCTTTAAATCACGGATTTGGCGGAATGATGATCTGGGAAGCTGGCCATGATGCAAAGGGGCCGTACAGCCTCACTGGAACGATTGCTGAAGTTCTTCAAAACACAGCAGAACCTGTAAAGTATTATTCTGTGATTCATACAAAATGA
- a CDS encoding DUF1292 domain-containing protein, translating into MEKIEVGEVFTISDENDQEMEVEVLASAEVDGNQYAAVSFVEDLEEDTEEDIDVFFLKLDEDGDFTPIESDEEFNKVSAVFEEMINKEE; encoded by the coding sequence ATGGAGAAGATAGAAGTCGGAGAAGTTTTTACAATCAGTGATGAAAATGATCAGGAAATGGAAGTGGAGGTCCTCGCGTCTGCAGAGGTTGATGGCAATCAATATGCTGCTGTCAGCTTTGTAGAAGATCTTGAGGAAGATACGGAAGAAGATATTGATGTGTTCTTCTTAAAACTGGATGAGGATGGCGACTTTACACCTATTGAAAGCGATGAGGAATTTAACAAAGTCTCTGCTGTATTCGAAGAAATGATAAACAAAGAGGAATAG
- a CDS encoding DUF438 domain-containing protein: MNSIEAAAHPKPEEQPGHPIHTFTRENKAIDKHLRENVKVHLEAFIQEDHEDNVYALLEDFILLLDLDKHYSRKENLLFPYLEKYGIYGPTNNMWSIDDFIRDGIKEARNLLTHYEGDRQKVINAVRFVFNEVSAMIYREEKILFPMALKNLTEDEWVKIAHESDEIGFCLTGPEKEWKPERRGIEGNALSEGYIKMETGILSLKQLELLFNHLPVDITFIDHEDVVRYFSHGKERIFARTKAVIGRTVQNCHPPRSVHVVEELLKDFREGRKDSEDFWIKFRDKYVYIRYFAVRDENGRYAGTLEFTQNISPIQEIKGEKRILS, translated from the coding sequence ATTAATAGCATTGAAGCAGCTGCTCATCCTAAACCGGAAGAACAGCCCGGACATCCCATTCATACTTTCACCCGGGAGAATAAGGCAATTGATAAGCATCTAAGAGAAAATGTTAAGGTCCATCTCGAGGCGTTCATCCAGGAGGATCATGAGGATAATGTTTATGCACTATTAGAAGACTTCATACTGCTCCTTGATCTTGATAAGCATTACAGCAGAAAGGAAAATCTGCTTTTCCCATACCTGGAGAAGTACGGAATTTATGGTCCAACAAATAATATGTGGAGCATTGATGACTTTATAAGGGATGGCATTAAGGAAGCCAGGAACCTTCTCACTCATTACGAGGGGGACAGGCAAAAGGTCATCAATGCAGTCCGTTTCGTTTTCAATGAAGTTAGTGCCATGATTTACAGGGAGGAAAAAATTCTTTTCCCAATGGCTTTAAAAAACCTTACAGAAGATGAATGGGTAAAGATCGCCCATGAAAGCGACGAAATCGGCTTCTGTCTGACCGGCCCTGAAAAAGAATGGAAGCCCGAACGCAGAGGGATTGAGGGGAATGCCCTATCAGAAGGCTACATCAAAATGGAAACTGGCATTTTGTCCTTAAAGCAGCTGGAGCTGTTATTCAATCACTTGCCTGTTGATATCACCTTTATTGATCATGAGGATGTTGTCCGCTATTTCTCTCATGGCAAGGAAAGAATCTTTGCCAGAACGAAAGCCGTGATTGGGCGAACCGTTCAGAATTGCCATCCGCCCCGCAGTGTACATGTTGTGGAAGAATTGCTGAAGGATTTCAGGGAAGGGCGAAAAGACTCTGAAGACTTCTGGATCAAGTTCAGGGATAAATATGTTTATATCCGTTATTTTGCGGTACGGGATGAAAACGGGCGTTATGCGGGAACCCTTGAATTTACACAAAACATCAGTCCAATACAGGAAATCAAGGGAGAGAAAAGGATTCTTTCATAA
- the phnE gene encoding phosphonate ABC transporter, permease protein PhnE — MWFKKSSILTYTVLAFFIFLSMKLTEFDLSKFKDFRNMIDFLSHWFPMDFSLLPRILEDSLETLAMAFLGSFFGLIIGLPLSFMAAKNTSGSKFVYHITRVGLSFVRSIPEIVFGLILLTALGLGPFPAVLAIMFHNIGVLGKLISELIEASDPGPQEAMKAVGAKSWFASLFSILPQIWPNVLSNYFYRFEVAIRTSLILGFIGGGGIGQRLFNDFKTFQYNSVSLDVLVIMIIVILVDLFGSYVRNRVI; from the coding sequence TTGTGGTTTAAAAAAAGCAGCATATTAACATATACCGTGTTGGCTTTTTTCATTTTTCTAAGCATGAAGCTGACAGAATTTGACTTATCTAAATTCAAAGACTTTCGCAACATGATTGACTTTCTGTCCCATTGGTTCCCAATGGATTTTTCTCTCCTTCCAAGGATACTGGAAGACAGTCTGGAAACCTTGGCGATGGCTTTTCTGGGAAGCTTCTTCGGGCTTATTATCGGACTTCCCTTAAGCTTTATGGCCGCCAAAAACACATCCGGCTCAAAATTTGTTTACCATATAACCAGAGTCGGCCTCAGCTTTGTCCGATCCATTCCTGAAATTGTTTTTGGTTTGATTCTTTTGACGGCTCTTGGGCTTGGTCCTTTTCCGGCTGTCCTGGCCATTATGTTTCATAACATTGGGGTTCTGGGGAAACTGATCTCAGAACTCATTGAAGCATCCGATCCCGGCCCGCAGGAGGCCATGAAAGCAGTTGGGGCAAAAAGCTGGTTTGCTTCTCTGTTCAGCATACTGCCTCAAATATGGCCAAATGTATTGTCAAATTACTTCTACCGGTTTGAAGTTGCCATAAGGACTTCCCTCATCTTAGGCTTCATTGGCGGAGGAGGAATTGGCCAAAGACTTTTTAATGATTTTAAAACCTTCCAATACAATTCAGTTTCGCTCGATGTCCTGGTGATTATGATCATCGTGATTCTAGTGGACCTTTTTGGAAGCTATGTCAGGAACCGAGTGATATAA
- the phnD gene encoding phosphate/phosphite/phosphonate ABC transporter substrate-binding protein, translating to MKKFLMIITIFSLMLLSACSGNETNNTDKNGKEQPKETFTIGVIPVQTEGSMEAAMEKLQSTLSEKLDREVAVEVYPDYNGVVEAMNYDKIDMAYFGPLTYVVAHEKSGAKAIITQLIDGEPFYYSYIITHKDNPWNSLEDLLKNSSEADFAFGDINSTSGSLIPSIELKDREVYQSEDEHSFKSVRFTGSHDATALAVQNKQVDAGAIDSAIYNQLVDSGKVDGNQIKTIWKSEKLFQYPWAVHENTDEETIKALKEAFLAIEDPEILDAFGASGFTEASNEDYESIRQAALKEGLIKE from the coding sequence ATGAAAAAATTCTTAATGATCATAACTATCTTTTCACTGATGCTTCTGTCAGCCTGCAGTGGAAATGAAACAAATAACACAGATAAAAACGGAAAAGAACAGCCGAAAGAAACGTTCACCATTGGGGTCATCCCTGTTCAAACAGAGGGATCGATGGAAGCAGCCATGGAGAAACTGCAGTCAACCTTATCTGAAAAACTCGACCGAGAGGTAGCTGTCGAAGTTTATCCGGATTATAACGGGGTAGTGGAAGCCATGAACTACGATAAAATTGATATGGCATATTTCGGCCCGTTAACATATGTCGTTGCCCATGAGAAGAGCGGCGCAAAAGCCATCATTACACAGCTGATTGATGGAGAGCCATTCTATTATTCCTATATCATCACCCACAAAGACAATCCATGGAACTCACTTGAAGACCTGCTGAAAAACAGCAGTGAAGCTGACTTTGCCTTCGGTGATATCAATTCAACTTCAGGATCCCTTATTCCATCAATTGAATTAAAGGACCGTGAAGTATACCAATCAGAGGATGAACACAGCTTTAAATCCGTCCGATTCACCGGCTCACATGATGCTACTGCATTGGCAGTTCAAAATAAACAGGTGGATGCCGGTGCGATCGACAGCGCCATCTATAATCAATTAGTGGATTCAGGAAAAGTAGATGGAAATCAGATTAAAACGATCTGGAAATCAGAAAAGCTTTTCCAGTACCCTTGGGCTGTACATGAAAACACCGATGAAGAAACAATTAAAGCATTGAAAGAAGCATTTCTGGCGATTGAAGATCCCGAAATTCTTGATGCATTCGGTGCAAGCGGATTTACTGAAGCAAGCAACGAAGATTATGAAAGCATCCGTCAGGCTGCCCTAAAAGAGGGACTTATTAAAGAATAG
- a CDS encoding glycosyltransferase codes for MKVLLASPNFHQARGNTVTVQRISDNLNKLGIETEIMNITDGCKFTSLPKADIVHGFNAYRFGQFIKGLGEKPERYVVTMTGTDLNIDLHDPVKKTEIIQTIINAEAIHVFDEEAKLVLAGEVPEAKDKISVIHQGTVIFSEAGADYKKEHGTFLFLLPAGIRKVKNIPFAIDKLKVLYEKNPRIRLWLAGPVIEEEEGNIIKTLTEKNKEWVQYLGQIPHHHMGELYSQADAVLNTSHSEGQPAAILEAMEYSLPVLAANNPGNRNIISHQETGLIYTNPVEFLDYADKLVNNNELRIKLGHAAKFYVEGSHSSEYEAKTLQKIYETILEKSPSKH; via the coding sequence ATGAAAGTACTTCTGGCAAGCCCAAATTTTCACCAGGCAAGAGGGAACACAGTTACTGTTCAGCGTATATCCGATAACCTTAATAAGCTGGGCATTGAGACTGAAATAATGAATATTACAGACGGCTGCAAATTTACCAGCCTGCCAAAAGCCGATATTGTGCATGGCTTTAACGCTTATCGGTTTGGCCAATTCATTAAGGGGCTTGGTGAAAAACCCGAAAGATATGTCGTAACGATGACCGGCACTGATTTAAATATCGACCTTCATGATCCGGTGAAGAAAACCGAAATCATTCAAACCATTATCAACGCCGAAGCTATACATGTATTTGATGAAGAAGCTAAGCTTGTACTGGCAGGTGAAGTTCCTGAAGCAAAAGATAAAATCAGTGTTATCCATCAGGGCACTGTAATATTTTCTGAAGCTGGAGCCGATTATAAAAAAGAACACGGCACTTTTTTATTTTTGCTGCCGGCAGGAATCCGCAAGGTGAAGAATATTCCTTTTGCCATAGATAAGCTTAAAGTGTTATATGAAAAGAATCCCCGCATCCGTCTTTGGCTGGCGGGTCCTGTTATTGAAGAAGAAGAGGGGAATATCATAAAGACCCTTACAGAAAAAAATAAAGAATGGGTTCAATATCTCGGCCAGATCCCGCATCACCATATGGGAGAGTTATATAGCCAAGCGGATGCGGTATTAAACACATCCCATTCTGAAGGCCAGCCTGCTGCCATTTTAGAAGCAATGGAGTATAGCCTTCCAGTTCTTGCAGCCAATAACCCGGGCAACAGAAATATCATTTCACATCAGGAAACCGGTTTAATCTACACTAATCCGGTCGAATTTCTTGATTATGCAGACAAACTAGTGAATAATAACGAATTGAGGATTAAATTGGGGCATGCTGCCAAATTCTACGTTGAGGGCAGTCATTCTTCGGAATATGAAGCCAAAACACTTCAAAAAATTTATGAAACCATCTTAGAAAAATCCCCAAGTAAACATTGA